In the Emys orbicularis isolate rEmyOrb1 chromosome 3, rEmyOrb1.hap1, whole genome shotgun sequence genome, one interval contains:
- the TAAR5 gene encoding trace amine-associated receptor 5, which translates to MNSVQKPGANEVVSTPLCYEVNGSCSRTLHSFGVQLAIYMACAMGMLLTVLGNLMVVIAVSHFNTLHTPTNFLLLSLALADLLLGITVLPFSTIRSVESCWYFGDDFCRLHTFLDTVFCLTSIFHLCFISIDRHYAICDPLLYPTKFTIRVACIYIVIGWGVPMIYTFVLLYTDAIEEGLGHFLQDMPCVGRCQLLFNKLWGWLNFPLFFFPCLIMITLYVKIFIVANRQARQISSMNKSAGSGLHLGASKRERKAAKTLGIAVGIYLLCWLPFTIDTLVDCLLNFITPPVLFDILIWFAYFNSACNPLIYVFSYRWFRKAVKLILTRNIFGSGTSTVDLYQE; encoded by the coding sequence ATGAACTCTGTCCAGAAGCCTGGTGCTAATGAAGTGGTGTCCACTCCATTGTGCTATGAAGTGAATGGTTCCTGCTCCAGAACGCTTCATTCCTTTGGTGTCCAGCTGGCCATCTACATGGCCTGTGCCATGGGCATGCTGCTCACTGTACTGGGGAACCTGATGGTGGTGATTGCAGTCTCCCACTTCAATACCCTACATACCCCCACCAACTTCTTACTACTCTCCCTGGCCCTTGCAGATCTCCTCCTGGGGATAACGGTGCTGCCCTTCAGCACTATCCGATCTGTGGAGAGCTGCTGGTATTTTGGAGATGACTTTTGTAGGCTGCATACCTTTCTGGACACTGTCTTTTGTTTGACCTCTATATTTCATCTGTGTTTTATTTCCATTGATCGTCACTATGCTATCTGTGATCCTTTGCTCTACCCCACTAAGTTTACTATAAGAGTGGCATGCATATATATAGTGATAGGGTGGGGGGTACCCATGATTTATACTTTTGTCTTGCTCTATACCGATGCAATTGAAGAAGGGTTGGGCCATTTCTTACAAGACATGCCCTGTGTTGGTAGATGTCAGCTGCTGTTCAACAAACTTTGGGGCTGGTTGAActtccctctcttcttcttcccttGCCTCATAATGATAACTTTGTATGTGAAAATATTTATTGTGGCAAACAGACAAGCTAGACAGATAAGCAGCATGAACAAGAGTGCTGGATCTGGGCTACACTTAGGAGCATCAAAGAGGGAAAGAAAGGCAGCTAAAACACTTGGTATAGCTGTAGGAATCTACCtcctgtgctggctgccctttACTATAGACACTCTGGTAGACTGTCTTCTAAATTTCATTACCCCACCAGTTCTCTTTGATATCCTAATCTGGTTTGCTTACTTTAATTCAGCCTGCAATCCCTTGATTTATGTGTTTTCCTACCGTTGGTTCAGGAAGGCAGTGAAACTAATTTTAACTCGCAACATCTTTGGTTCTGGGACATCTACCGTAGACTTGTATCAGGAATGA